TTTGCCTGAAAATTTGCCTCATCACCATGACATACTTGACATTTAACCCCTGTAAAGCCATGTGCACTTTGCTCCCACTGCTCAGTCACCTCTGTAGTCAAGTCTTTGTGACACTGAAGGCAATCAAGATTCTCCATACTTCCAGGATGTCCACTTTCAGTTTTTTCAATCCCTGCCGTTTGACCCACTTTCTTTTCTGCTTTCATAGTGCAGCCTACTAATGAAATCGCTACCAGAGCTACAACTATCAATGAAAAAATTAAGCCTTTTTTCATATCAATACCTCCGCATTATTTGTAGTTATAGGATATCAATAAACTTGTAAAAGGATTGTAAATCTTGGATAAGTTAGTGTAAATTTAGTAAAGATTATTATTAACAACATTTTCATTATTTTTATTTCTTTTACAGAACATTAACAAGATAGCTGATATATTCTGAACAACTTTAAAAGGAGGTATTGTATGAAGAAGTTAGTTTTTATTTTCGCTGCACTTGCATTGACAGCATTTTCTGCAAGTGCCCTAACTGTCAAAGGTGTACAGGTTGATGCAGACAGCGCAAAATGTATTACCTGTCACGAAGAGACTCATGCCGCACCAAAAGTTTCAGATCAGTGGGCTGAAAGTGCTCACGCCAAAAATGGTATCGGCTGTCTTTCATGTCACGCGGCTGAAAAGGATGATTTTGACGCTATGGACCACTACGGTCAATTTGTAGCTCAACATCCAACTCCTAAAGACTGTGCTCAGTGCCATGAAAAAGAAGTTGAGGAAAACACCAAAAGCAAGCACGTTTATCCTTTCTGGCTGTATGCAAGTGCTGACAGAGCAGTTTTCGAACCAATAGTTGGCACAAAGCAAGGCTGCGAAGCGTGCCACAACATTTCTGCTATGTGGCCAGACGGCAGTATTGGCGAATGTGATGTTTGTCACTCAAAACACACATTTAGTATCGAACAGGCAAGAAACCCCAACACATGCGGTGAGTGTCACTTAGGTCCAGACCACCCTCAGAAAGAAATCTACTTTGAATCAAAACACGGTAATATCTTCCTTTCTAAAGGTAAACACTGGAACTTGGATTACAATTCATCTGAACAAGATACCATACCTATTGAAGCACCTGTTTGTACAACATGCCATATGGATGCTGCACCAGGGGTGGAAGCTACACATAATGTGAGCGCAAGACTTGCCTGGGAAGCACAAGCACCATGGAGCTACAGAACTATCTGGTTTGAAGAAGAGCTTGGCGACTGGTCTAAAAAAGAGGAAAGGATGAAGACTGTTTGTAAGTCTTGCCATGCTCCAAGCTTCATTGAAGATCATTTTTTAACTTATGACCTGGTAAACTTGCAATACAATGAAATCAGAAGACAATTCGTATATTGGACAAAATTATACGAAAGCAAAGGTTTAATCAAACCACTTAAAGATAAAACACTTGAAGGCAAAGAAAAACAATACTCAAATACCGTACTTAATGCAAGCTGGTATACAACTGCAAGTGAATTGATGTACAACTCATGGCACCATGAAGGTAGACGTTTTAGAATGGGTTCTGCTATGCAGGCAGCTGACTATGTTCAGTGGCATGGTATATGGGAACTTCAGCATAACCTTCAAGAAATGATTGCTTGGGGTGCAGAACATGGTGTAGAAGAAGCTAAAAAAATTTATGAAAGTGACAGCCCAACAAAATTCTTCCCGTATCCAATCTATGATATCCCTGGCAGCATTTATTCTATAGTTACAGCTGAACAATACAACGTACCAGCACTATATCAAATCATCCCTAACTATTGGGAAAAAGTTA
The window above is part of the Deferrivibrio essentukiensis genome. Proteins encoded here:
- a CDS encoding cytochrome c3 family protein; the encoded protein is MKKGLIFSLIVVALVAISLVGCTMKAEKKVGQTAGIEKTESGHPGSMENLDCLQCHKDLTTEVTEQWEQSAHGFTGVKCQVCHGDEANFQAKPKNETCRGCHSDQFDKNIAKDLSCSTCHIAHNFTIHKVQQYR
- a CDS encoding multiheme c-type cytochrome — encoded protein: MKKLVFIFAALALTAFSASALTVKGVQVDADSAKCITCHEETHAAPKVSDQWAESAHAKNGIGCLSCHAAEKDDFDAMDHYGQFVAQHPTPKDCAQCHEKEVEENTKSKHVYPFWLYASADRAVFEPIVGTKQGCEACHNISAMWPDGSIGECDVCHSKHTFSIEQARNPNTCGECHLGPDHPQKEIYFESKHGNIFLSKGKHWNLDYNSSEQDTIPIEAPVCTTCHMDAAPGVEATHNVSARLAWEAQAPWSYRTIWFEEELGDWSKKEERMKTVCKSCHAPSFIEDHFLTYDLVNLQYNEIRRQFVYWTKLYESKGLIKPLKDKTLEGKEKQYSNTVLNASWYTTASELMYNSWHHEGRRFRMGSAMQAADYVQWHGIWELQHNLQEMIAWGAEHGVEEAKKIYESDSPTKFFPYPIYDIPGSIYSIVTAEQYNVPALYQIIPNYWEKVKANVEYAYKEGFLTKAKFDRWMERYNNKDKYLGKEFPPHPLFKEYDERRKKELVGGDSALSKVLKLKLPSPAPFYDKK